From a region of the Mobula birostris isolate sMobBir1 chromosome 28, sMobBir1.hap1, whole genome shotgun sequence genome:
- the LOC140189054 gene encoding histone H2B 1/2-like has product MPEPAKSAPKKGTKKVLSKPAGKAGKKRKRLRKESYSIYIYKVMKQVHPDTGISSKAMSIMNSFVNDIFERIGGEASRLAHYNKRSTITSREIQTAVRLLLPGELAKHAVSEGTKAVTKYTSSK; this is encoded by the coding sequence ATGCCTGAGCCAGCGAAATCCGCTCCGAAGAAGGGCACCAAGAAAGTTTTGTCCAAACCAGCAGGCAAGGCAGGGAAGAAGCGCAAGAGGCTGAGAAAGGAGAGTTACTCCATCTACATCTACAAAGTGATGAAGCAGGTTCACCCCGATACTGGCATCTCCTCCAAGGCGATGAGCATCATGAACTCGTTCGTCAACGATATCTTCGAGAGAATCGGGGGCGAGGCTTCCCGCCTGGCCCACTACAACAAGCGGTCAACCATCACCTCACGGGAGATCCAGACCGCCGTGCGCCTGCTGCTGCCCGGGGAGCTGGCCAAGCACGCCGTGTCCGAAGGGACAAAGGCGGTAACCAAGTACACCAGCTCCAAGTAA